A window from Synergistaceae bacterium encodes these proteins:
- a CDS encoding MFS transporter, whose protein sequence is MFGWLYSTKAFAALGARNFRIFIFGQTVSLIGTWMQRLAMSWLVLRLTGSAAGLGLVELSNQAPILVTGFFAGSILDRYDMKKILIVTQSLCMVQALALAFLDFSGVIRYTQVLMLSIMLGVIASIDMPARQSCVPRMLDDKNQLNSALTINSAIFNLARLIGPALAGFALQAVGEATCFLLNGLSFMTVIYSLTKLKIKNIPVPVRQNGWTSFKEGLEYTRNFKVLGGMLMLSAAFFFLSNPFTTLLPFFARNIFNSDASALGLFLGSVGLGALIGVIYQASFVPLEKLHRRVALSMAVYGVGITAFACSRSISFSCASLTLLGFGMSTGSVCFNTVIQSIIDEGKRGRVMSLYAICNIGIGPLGSLTSGILADLIGGTAAGLIFGLSAMALACYMKKNLNKFEAPILKILREKGLADIL, encoded by the coding sequence ATGTTTGGATGGCTTTATTCAACGAAAGCATTTGCAGCGCTTGGAGCCAGAAACTTTCGCATCTTCATATTTGGCCAGACTGTCTCTCTTATAGGAACATGGATGCAGAGGCTTGCGATGAGTTGGCTTGTTCTGCGTCTGACAGGTTCTGCTGCCGGGCTTGGGCTTGTTGAGCTTTCAAATCAGGCGCCGATACTCGTAACCGGTTTTTTTGCAGGTTCCATCCTTGACCGGTATGACATGAAAAAGATTCTGATAGTGACTCAGTCGCTATGTATGGTTCAGGCACTTGCGCTTGCCTTTCTTGATTTTTCCGGCGTTATAAGGTACACACAAGTGCTGATGCTGAGTATCATGCTGGGTGTGATTGCTTCCATTGACATGCCGGCAAGGCAGTCATGCGTTCCGAGGATGCTCGATGATAAAAATCAGCTCAACAGCGCCCTTACAATAAATTCCGCAATTTTTAACTTAGCGCGTCTAATTGGGCCGGCACTTGCCGGTTTTGCGCTGCAGGCTGTTGGCGAGGCGACCTGTTTTCTCCTGAATGGCCTCTCTTTTATGACTGTCATTTACTCGCTTACGAAACTGAAAATAAAAAATATACCTGTCCCTGTGCGGCAGAACGGATGGACAAGTTTTAAGGAGGGGCTTGAGTATACAAGGAACTTTAAGGTCCTTGGCGGGATGTTGATGTTGTCCGCGGCGTTTTTCTTCCTGTCTAATCCATTTACCACTTTGCTCCCTTTTTTTGCAAGGAATATCTTTAATTCTGATGCATCGGCGCTGGGGCTCTTCCTTGGATCGGTTGGGCTGGGAGCGCTAATCGGCGTCATATATCAGGCCAGTTTTGTCCCGCTTGAGAAACTTCACAGGAGGGTTGCATTGAGTATGGCAGTATATGGGGTTGGCATTACTGCCTTCGCCTGTTCCCGCTCCATAAGTTTTTCATGTGCTTCGCTTACGTTGCTCGGTTTTGGCATGTCTACCGGGTCTGTCTGTTTTAATACCGTGATACAAAGTATCATAGATGAAGGTAAACGCGGCAGAGTCATGAGCCTTTATGCTATTTGCAATATCGGCATTGGGCCGCTTGGCTCATTAACATCAGGGATCCTTGCAGATTTAATAGGCGGTACTGCCGCCGGCCTGATATTCGGACTTTCTGCGATGGCACTCGCCTGCTATATGAAAAAGAACCTGAATAAGTTTGAAGCTCCCATTTTAAAGATTCTCAGGGAAAAGGGACTTGCTGATATTCTGTAG